One Glycine max cultivar Williams 82 chromosome 4, Glycine_max_v4.0, whole genome shotgun sequence DNA segment encodes these proteins:
- the LOC100780444 gene encoding glucuronoxylan 4-O-methyltransferase 1 has product MRSKTTQFTCTFKVALLSLAVFCLFILVFRSSIFSLSPQLTSQTNMSSSDTIVPVSPQETENAGTPSSSSCPNSPPLNPPCTKAPPSLANAIIHYATANVTPQQTLHEISVSARVLEKKSPCNFLVFGLGHDSLMWTSLNYGGRTVFLEEDKSWIDQIQEKVPSLESYHVMYDTQVHQAEELMKTGMKEDCQKVTDPRFSRCPLAHKGLPSEVYDIDWDVIMVDAPTGYFDEAPGRMSAIYTAGLIARNKERGQTDVFVHDVDRKVEDMFSKAFLCEGYFKEQEGRIRHFNIPSHRSRLWRPFCPE; this is encoded by the coding sequence ATGAGATCCAAAACAACCCAATTCACATGTACCTTCAAGGTAGCCCTTCTCAGCCTTGCGGTTTTCTGCCTCTTCATCTTGGTATTCAGGTCATCCATATTCTCATTGTCTCCTCAACTCACCTCACAAACCAACATGTCAAGCTCAGACACAATAGTACCAGTGTCACCACAAGAAACAGAAAATGCAGGcacaccatcatcatcatcatgccCAAATTCACCCCCCTTGAACCCCCCATGCACCAAGGCCCCTCCATCATTAGCCAATGCCATCATCCACTATGCGACCGCCAACGTCACGCCTCAGCAGACCCTCCACGAGATATCAGTCTCAGCAAGGGTACTTGAGAAGAAGTCTCCATGCAACTTCCTTGTGTTCGGCCTTGGCCATGACAGCCTCATGTGGACATCGCTAAATTACGGCGGCCGGACGGTTTTCCTCGAGGAGGACAAGTCCTGGATCGACCAAATCCAGGAGAAGGTACCCTCTTTGGAGTCCTACCATGTCATGTACGACACACAGGTCCACCAGGCTGAAGAGCTCATGAAAACTGGAATGAAGGAGGATTGCCAGAAGGTTACGGACCCGAGATTCTCCAGGTGCCCTCTTGCACACAAGGGGCTCCCGAGTGAGGTTTATGACATTGATTGGGACGTGATCATGGTGGATGCACCCACCGGCTACTTCGATGAGGCGCCAGGGAGGATGAGTGCAATCTACACTGCTGGCTTGATTGCCCGGAACAAGGAACGCGGCCAAACCGATGTTTTTGTGCATGATGTGGATAGGAAAGTGGAGGACATGTTCTCTAAGGCTTTTCTCTGTGAAGGGTATTTCAAGGAGCAAGAAGGGAGGATCAGGCACTTCAACATTCCAAGCCACAGGTCTCGTTTGTGGAGGCCTTTTTGCCCAGAGTAG